From Paraburkholderia flava, a single genomic window includes:
- the paaE gene encoding 1,2-phenylacetyl-CoA epoxidase subunit PaaE, with the protein MATPQFHPLRIREVRPETADAVSVAFEVPDALRDQYRFTQGQFVTLKTHIDGEETRRSYSICVGVTDYDRDGELRIGIKRVRGGRFSNFAFDTLQAGHTIDVMTPDGRFFTHLNAGDSKQYVAFSGGSGITPVLAIIKTTLEVEPRSTFTLIYGNRSVDAIMFAEELEDLKNRFMSRFVLYHVLSDDLQDVDLFNGVLDQQKCADFLSTLVPAGTVDEAFICGPTPMMDAAEAALQAAGVDAPRVHVERFGTPLPQAGAPVVEITEDTPAADLEIVLDGKRRKLRLPYQGVSVLDVGLRAGLALPYACKGGVCCTCRAKVLEGEVKMDKNYTLEEHEIRDGFVLTCQCHPVSDRVVVSYDER; encoded by the coding sequence ATGGCCACACCGCAATTTCATCCGCTGCGTATCCGGGAAGTCCGCCCCGAAACCGCCGACGCGGTGTCGGTCGCCTTCGAGGTGCCCGACGCACTGCGCGATCAATATCGCTTCACCCAGGGGCAGTTCGTCACGCTGAAAACGCACATCGACGGCGAGGAGACGCGCCGCTCGTATTCGATCTGTGTCGGCGTCACCGACTACGATCGCGACGGCGAGCTGCGCATCGGCATCAAGCGCGTGCGCGGCGGCCGCTTCTCGAATTTCGCGTTCGATACGCTGCAGGCCGGCCACACAATCGACGTGATGACGCCCGACGGCCGCTTCTTCACGCATCTGAACGCAGGCGACAGCAAGCAATACGTCGCGTTCTCCGGCGGCTCCGGCATCACGCCGGTGCTCGCGATCATCAAGACGACGCTCGAAGTCGAGCCGCGCAGCACGTTCACGCTGATCTACGGCAACCGCAGCGTCGACGCGATCATGTTCGCGGAAGAACTCGAAGATCTGAAGAACCGCTTCATGAGCCGCTTCGTGCTGTATCACGTGCTGTCGGACGATCTCCAGGACGTCGATCTGTTCAACGGCGTGCTCGATCAGCAGAAATGCGCGGACTTCCTGAGTACGCTGGTGCCGGCCGGCACTGTCGACGAAGCGTTCATCTGCGGCCCCACGCCGATGATGGACGCCGCCGAAGCCGCGCTGCAAGCGGCCGGCGTCGATGCGCCGCGCGTGCACGTCGAGCGCTTCGGCACACCGCTGCCGCAGGCGGGCGCACCGGTCGTCGAGATCACCGAAGACACGCCCGCCGCCGATCTCGAAATCGTACTCGACGGCAAGCGTCGCAAGCTGCGTCTGCCGTATCAGGGCGTGAGCGTGCTCGACGTCGGGCTGCGCGCGGGCCTCGCGCTGCCGTATGCGTGCAAGGGCGGCGTCTGCTGCACCTGTCGCGCGAAGGTGCTGGAAGGCGAAGTGAAAATGGACAAGAACTACACGCTCGAGGAACACGAGATCCGTGATGGGTTCGTGCTCACGTGCCAATGCCACCCGGTCAGCGATCGTGTCGTGGTCAGCTACGACGAACGTTGA
- a CDS encoding DUF1835 domain-containing protein → MSTNWIHITNGDVAAESLRTALRAANCDDRNDRVLSLRDDLAVGALRGIDESPDVRAEFWQRVAGDSTRDLTAEFAEQLVELERVTGADSHVVIWHAESAADQLTLRRVCYHLRNSPQRLNEVRLSIRDLTDPGAWAHSRPDHATSVGMFAPDVLQAHLLDAAPISVLRISRLALEWQEVKQANGETRRLRDNTFMSGSFGELDAFLLAHTTDAWRPAARIAAELIVANVGFLVSDSIALWRCRELAASGRVQLRGDASSWRTLELCAADAPEPAALSICPD, encoded by the coding sequence TTGTCGACGAACTGGATCCACATTACGAACGGGGACGTCGCCGCGGAATCGCTGCGCACGGCGTTGCGCGCAGCGAACTGTGACGATCGCAACGACCGCGTGCTGTCGCTGCGCGACGATCTCGCGGTCGGCGCACTGCGCGGTATCGACGAATCGCCCGACGTGCGCGCCGAATTCTGGCAGCGCGTTGCCGGCGACAGCACCCGCGATCTCACCGCCGAATTCGCGGAGCAACTGGTCGAACTCGAGCGCGTGACCGGTGCCGACTCGCACGTGGTGATCTGGCATGCGGAAAGCGCCGCCGATCAACTCACATTGCGGCGCGTCTGCTATCACCTGCGCAACAGTCCGCAACGGTTGAACGAAGTCCGTCTGTCGATCCGCGATCTCACCGATCCCGGCGCATGGGCGCACAGCCGCCCCGATCACGCGACGTCGGTCGGCATGTTCGCGCCAGATGTTTTGCAGGCGCATCTGCTCGACGCTGCGCCGATCTCGGTGCTGCGTATCAGCCGGCTGGCGCTCGAATGGCAAGAGGTCAAGCAGGCGAACGGCGAAACGCGCCGGCTGCGCGACAACACGTTCATGAGCGGCAGCTTCGGCGAGCTCGACGCGTTCCTGCTCGCGCACACCACTGACGCGTGGCGGCCGGCCGCTCGCATCGCAGCAGAACTGATCGTGGCCAACGTCGGCTTTCTGGTCAGCGACAGCATTGCGCTGTGGCGCTGTCGCGAGCTCGCGGCAAGCGGACGCGTGCAGCTGCGCGGCGACGCGTCGTCGTGGCGCACGCTCGAACTGTGTGCCGCCGACGCACCTGAACCCGCCGCGCTTTCCATCTGCCCCGACTGA
- the paaD gene encoding 1,2-phenylacetyl-CoA epoxidase subunit PaaD: MNAGMNHAIDPTLQHAWSVLEAVPDPEIPVVSIRELGILRDVRRAADGALEVVITPTYSGCPAMSQIAEDIGLALDAAALAPYRIDTVLAPAWTTDWITADAREKLRAYGIAPPTGDCGAGAASTSANSQVIRFIPKPLAAPACPRCGSAHTERLAQFGSTACKALYRCIDCREPFDYFKPY; the protein is encoded by the coding sequence ATGAACGCCGGCATGAACCACGCGATCGACCCCACGCTGCAACACGCGTGGTCCGTGCTCGAAGCGGTGCCCGATCCGGAAATCCCGGTGGTGTCGATCCGCGAACTCGGCATTCTGCGCGACGTGCGCCGCGCCGCCGACGGCGCGCTCGAAGTCGTCATCACGCCGACCTACTCCGGCTGCCCGGCGATGTCGCAGATCGCGGAAGACATCGGGCTCGCGCTCGATGCGGCCGCGCTCGCGCCGTACCGGATCGACACGGTACTCGCACCCGCGTGGACCACCGACTGGATCACCGCCGACGCGCGCGAGAAACTGCGCGCGTACGGAATCGCGCCGCCCACCGGCGATTGCGGCGCAGGTGCTGCTTCCACATCGGCGAACAGCCAGGTCATCCGCTTCATCCCGAAACCGCTCGCCGCCCCCGCGTGCCCGCGCTGCGGCTCCGCGCACACGGAACGTCTCGCACAGTTCGGCTCGACCGCGTGCAAGGCGCTGTATCGCTGCATCGACTGCCGCGAACCCTTCGACTATTTCAAACCGTACTGA
- the paaA gene encoding 1,2-phenylacetyl-CoA epoxidase subunit PaaA: protein MYTQSLDIPGNVAPLDAATGSPEQAQFNAVMAADGKIEPQDWMPDAYRKTLVRQISQHAHSEIVGMLPEGNWISRAPSLKRKAILLAKVQDEAGHGLYLYSACETLGVSRDQLVDALHAGKAKYSSIFNYPTPTWADVGVIGWLVDGAAIMNQIPLCRCTYGPYARAMIRICKEESFHQRQGFDALLSMMKGTAAQRELVQQAVDRWWWPVLMMFGPSDKDSVHSSQSGQWGIKRISNDDLRQKFVDATVDQAKVLGVTLPDADLKWNDARGHHDYGTIDWEEFWRVVNGDGPCNKDRLATRVKAHNDGAWVREAALAHADKQRQRAQQHAA from the coding sequence ATGTACACGCAATCCCTCGACATTCCGGGCAACGTCGCCCCGCTCGACGCCGCCACCGGTTCGCCGGAGCAGGCGCAGTTCAACGCTGTCATGGCCGCGGACGGCAAGATCGAGCCGCAGGACTGGATGCCCGACGCTTACCGCAAGACGCTGGTCCGGCAGATCTCGCAGCACGCGCACTCCGAAATCGTCGGCATGCTGCCCGAAGGCAACTGGATCAGCCGCGCACCGAGCCTCAAGCGCAAGGCGATCCTGCTCGCGAAGGTGCAGGACGAAGCCGGCCACGGTCTCTATCTATATAGCGCGTGCGAAACGCTCGGGGTCTCGCGCGATCAGCTGGTCGATGCGCTGCATGCGGGCAAGGCCAAGTATTCGAGCATCTTCAATTACCCGACGCCGACGTGGGCGGACGTCGGCGTGATCGGCTGGCTCGTCGACGGCGCGGCGATCATGAACCAGATCCCGCTGTGCCGCTGCACGTACGGTCCGTACGCGCGCGCGATGATCCGCATCTGCAAGGAAGAGTCGTTCCATCAGCGCCAGGGATTCGACGCGCTGCTGTCGATGATGAAGGGCACCGCCGCGCAACGCGAACTCGTGCAGCAGGCCGTGGACCGCTGGTGGTGGCCGGTGCTGATGATGTTCGGTCCGAGCGACAAGGATTCGGTGCACAGCAGCCAGTCGGGGCAATGGGGCATCAAGCGGATCTCGAACGACGACCTGCGTCAGAAGTTCGTCGATGCGACGGTCGATCAGGCGAAAGTGCTCGGCGTCACGCTACCCGACGCCGACCTGAAGTGGAACGACGCGCGCGGCCACCACGACTACGGCACGATCGACTGGGAAGAATTCTGGCGCGTCGTCAACGGCGACGGTCCGTGCAACAAGGACCGTCTCGCCACGCGCGTGAAAGCACACAACGACGGCGCATGGGTCCGCGAAGCCGCGCTTGCGCACGCCGACAAACAACGCCAACGCGCGCAGCAGCACGCCGCCTGA
- the paaB gene encoding 1,2-phenylacetyl-CoA epoxidase subunit PaaB: MNKEWPIWEVFVRSKQGLDHKHCGSLHAADASMALRMARDVYTRRQEGVSIWVVPSSAITASAPDEKAELFEPAGDKIYRHPTFFTLPDEVNHM; this comes from the coding sequence ATGAACAAGGAATGGCCGATTTGGGAAGTGTTCGTGCGCAGCAAGCAGGGCCTCGATCACAAGCATTGCGGCAGTCTGCATGCCGCCGACGCATCGATGGCGCTGCGCATGGCGCGCGACGTCTACACGCGCCGCCAGGAAGGCGTGAGCATCTGGGTCGTGCCGTCGTCGGCGATCACGGCGTCGGCACCCGACGAAAAAGCGGAGCTGTTCGAACCGGCCGGCGACAAGATCTATCGCCATCCGACGTTCTTCACGCTGCCCGACGAAGTCAACCACATGTAA
- the paaC gene encoding 1,2-phenylacetyl-CoA epoxidase subunit PaaC, whose protein sequence is MDITPQHLSYLLRLADTALVLGQRNAEWCGHGPILEEDIALANMSLDLIGQARLLYSHAATLEQRLTGTTRTEDDYAYFRAEREFANYTLVELPHYGPLSGTAHADKDYAVTIVRNFLYSTLMAHLWTALASSPDEQLAAIAAKSIKETRYHVHHAREWLIRFGDGTDESHRRAQAALDYLIPYTREFFSTDAVEEAVGDAGIGPRTATLEEAWFDDVRAALDEATLALPEPVKHVTTGKHGEHSEHMGYLLAEMQSIARQHPGATW, encoded by the coding sequence ATGGACATCACGCCCCAACATCTTTCCTACCTGCTGCGCCTCGCCGATACCGCGCTGGTGCTCGGCCAGCGCAACGCCGAGTGGTGCGGTCACGGCCCGATCCTCGAAGAAGACATCGCGCTCGCGAACATGAGCCTCGATCTGATCGGTCAGGCGCGCCTGCTGTATTCGCACGCGGCGACGCTCGAGCAGCGGCTCACTGGCACGACGCGCACCGAGGACGACTACGCGTACTTCCGCGCCGAGCGCGAGTTCGCGAATTACACGCTCGTCGAGTTGCCGCACTACGGCCCACTGTCCGGCACCGCGCACGCGGACAAGGACTACGCGGTCACGATCGTGCGCAACTTTCTCTACTCGACGCTGATGGCGCATCTGTGGACCGCGCTTGCGTCTTCTCCGGATGAACAGCTCGCCGCGATCGCCGCGAAGTCGATCAAGGAGACCCGCTATCACGTGCACCATGCACGCGAGTGGTTGATCCGTTTCGGCGACGGCACCGACGAATCGCACCGTCGCGCGCAAGCCGCACTCGACTATCTGATCCCGTACACGCGCGAGTTCTTCAGCACGGATGCGGTCGAAGAAGCGGTCGGCGATGCGGGCATCGGTCCGCGCACCGCTACGCTCGAAGAAGCATGGTTCGACGACGTGCGCGCCGCGCTCGACGAAGCGACGCTCGCACTGCCCGAACCGGTGAAGCATGTGACGACCGGCAAGCACGGCGAGCACTCCGAGCACATGGGCTATCTGCTGGCCGAAATGCAGAGCATCGCGCGGCAGCATCCGGGCGCGACCTGGTAA
- a CDS encoding TetR/AcrR family transcriptional regulator encodes MARTRAPDHETQRDQILELAAEKFAQTSYPSTSMSDLAAASGTSKARLYHYYESKEAILFDLLDRYTKRLMLIIAEVEGASQRRSLSERDTFAELVRAFLAEYETSHSRHVALLNDVKYLVDAQREVILNRQRDVVAAFARQLARAYPDRVTRQNQTALTMMVFGMINWTFTWLKPGGKMGYQEFAEQVVGMVDHGLGLAK; translated from the coding sequence ATGGCCCGCACCCGCGCACCCGATCACGAGACCCAGCGCGACCAGATTCTCGAACTGGCCGCCGAAAAATTCGCGCAGACGAGCTACCCGAGTACGTCGATGTCCGATCTCGCCGCGGCGAGCGGCACGTCGAAAGCACGGCTGTATCACTACTACGAGAGCAAGGAAGCGATCCTGTTCGATCTGCTGGACCGCTACACGAAGCGACTGATGCTGATCATCGCGGAAGTGGAAGGCGCGAGCCAGCGACGCAGCCTCAGCGAACGCGACACGTTCGCCGAACTGGTCCGCGCGTTCCTCGCGGAGTACGAGACATCGCATAGCCGGCACGTGGCGCTGCTGAACGACGTCAAGTATCTGGTCGACGCACAGCGCGAAGTGATCCTGAACCGGCAGCGCGACGTCGTCGCCGCGTTCGCCCGGCAACTGGCGCGCGCGTACCCCGACCGGGTCACGCGCCAGAACCAGACCGCGCTGACGATGATGGTGTTCGGGATGATCAACTGGACCTTCACCTGGCTGAAGCCGGGCGGCAAGATGGGCTACCAGGAGTTCGCCGAACAGGTGGTCGGCATGGTCGATCACGGGCTCGGATTGGCAAAATAA